From the Pseudomonadota bacterium genome, the window GCTGCCAGGGCCCGCGACCGCTTCGGCGCCTTCGTCTCCATGGGGGTGGTCTCGCTGCTCTTCTGGCAGATCGCCGTGAACCTCGGGGGGGTGCTCGGGCTCATCCCGCTCACCGGCGTCACGCTGCCGCTTTTGAGCTACGGCGGCTCCTCGATGATAGCGATCATGGTCGCGCTGGGCCTCCTCTTCAGCGTGCACCTGCGGCGCTTCCGCTTCTAGATGGAGTTGAAATCGCTTGCCATTTCGGCCGGCATTAACTAATTACGGGTGTCTTTCATCAAATCATAAGGGAGGGGAGATGGCAGGGAACCTGATTGAGGTCACCGATTCGACGTTCCAGAACGAGGTGCTCGACTCTGCGCTGCCGGTGCTGGTGGATTTCTGGGCCGCCTGGTGCGGGCCGTGCCTGGCGCTCGCCCCGTCCATCGAGGCGGTGGCCGGCGAGCAGGCCGGCAAGGTCAAGGTCTGCAAGCTCGACGTGGACTCAAACCCCGAGGTCGCCGGCAAGTTCGGCATACGCAGCATACCCACGATCATCCTCTTCAAGGCAGGGCAGCCCGCGGCGCAGATGGTCGGCAACCTTCCCAAGGCGGCGATAGACGACTTCTTGAAAATGCACGCATAAGTTGTTTGGTATCAATAGGATATAATTGACATGTCATCCACCACTTCATGTGGTGGATGATTTTTTAAGGAAAATCATTTGCTTGACATTTATGGGGTCATTCTCTATTTCAGAAATCACTATATTTTCTCAGGGCGTATAGCTCAGCCCCGATGCCGCGCACCTTTTTCATGGAAAAAGTACGGGCGGCATCGAGGGTCCTCGGTCCGGCAGATGATTTTTTGTTCCAAAAAATCATGCCGGACCGGGATTGGCTGGAGCACCTTGAAAACATGGGCCTTTAGCTCAGATGGCTAGAGCGCTTGCTCGACACGCAAGAGGTCACTGGTTCGAGTCCAGTAAGGCCCACAGTTACAGCAGGGAATAGGGCGTAGGGCTTAGGGCGTAGGGTAGAGGGAATAAGAAAATGACAGAGAAGGGCGACAAGGAGATGCTCGAGCTCGAGAGGCTCAGGCACAGCGCGGCGCACGTGATGGCCGACGCGGTCTGCCGCCTCTTCCCGGGGGTGAAGATCACGATAGGGCCCGCTATAGAGGAGGGGTTCTACTACGACTTCGACTTCAAGCGCCCGTTCACCTCCGAGGACCTGGCCAAGATCGAGGAGGAGATGCGGCGCATCGCGGACGCGAAGCTCCCGTTCATCTGCGAGGAGGTCACGCGCGACGAGGCGCGCGCGATCTTCAAGGGCGAGCCGTACAAGGTCGAGCTCATAGACGAGCTGCCCGAGGGGGAGCGCATCACCATCTACCGCCACGGCGAGTTCACGGACCTCTGCCGCGGCCCGCACGTCGAGGACACGGGGAAGATCGGCGCGTTCAAGCTCCTCTCGGTCGCCGGCGCATACTGGCGGGGCGACGAGAAGCGGGCGCAGCTGCAGCGCATCTACGGCACCGCGTTCCCCACGGAGGAGGAGCTCGCCTCCCACCTCTCGAAGCTCGAGGAGGCGGCCAGGCGCGACCACAGAAAGCTCGGCCGCGAGCTCGATCTCTACTCCACCCTCGAGGA encodes:
- the trxA gene encoding thioredoxin, which produces MAGNLIEVTDSTFQNEVLDSALPVLVDFWAAWCGPCLALAPSIEAVAGEQAGKVKVCKLDVDSNPEVAGKFGIRSIPTIILFKAGQPAAQMVGNLPKAAIDDFLKMHA